tcctacgcctcccacggattgataaaccttaggtcatccacttgaaggaaaattgctactgtcctacaaaactctgcgcttggaggcccaacacgtgtttaCAAGAATAAAGTTACATAGTAAACATCATCGGTCCCCAGTTGCATGATaggggtggacttgcaacttggaGAGAGAGAAAGGCGGGCCCCAGTTACATGTCGGGGGTGGATTGCAATTGGGAGAATAATGGGTCACGCATCCTAGTTGCAGGtctgggtggacttgcaactagcacAAAAAATGGGTCggttacaacaacaacaacaacaacaacaacaacaacaaagacgacgaccacgaccacgacgacgacgaccacgacggcggcgacgacgacggtgacggcggcggcggaggcggcggcggcgacgacgacgacgacgacgacgacgacaaataTCTATCAACACAAAACCGTGCATAATTTTGATCGTGTGGTGTGCGAGTTAGATATGTCATAGCTAGTTTCAATCTagttgtatttcgcaaaaaaaaaagcttcAATCTAGAACGTGTACCCCTACAAAAACAACGTTTAAGTGGACAATTGCTAAATTGACACCAACCTTAGCTATTAGACGTGTGGTGGATGATTTAGATGTGACACGATTATTTCTCATATAGATGTGTTTTAGCAAATCTGTTGCTTGAAAGCTGTTTCGTTTCttctcttcttttccttttttttgcgaGGAAATATGGAGAGCTTCCTGACCAATAGCCTGATGGCGGACTGTTCAGCGTTTCTTCTCTTTCCTTGGCGTGCCTCGTCAGCTGAATTGCTCTTGCCGAAACGTATCCGCGTACGGCGTACCACATATTCCATTTACTACGTACTGCTGTACGTTGTTTCCTTGTGCATAAAGGTCCATCGCTTCCAGTACGCACTACTCTCCAAATATAGCGGTTAGCTAATTTGTTTGGTCGTTTGTTATTGTTTTCCAAAGGTACGCGTATATTTAGCTGTATATTATTACTCGTATTTTTTCCAGTGATGACTGGATACGTGTGTGGATCTGCACTGTTTTTGTACAACTGGACAAGTCATGTGCTTGAGCTGGTTACGTGCCGTTCTATTTTGGCGCCGACGTGACTATATGTATGTATCCCGTAACTAAAAGACGATTGACGCTCTACTTTGGCAGAGATCTTTTTTTTTGGAAATCAAATTAAGTTAAAAGCTGGCGATAGCTTTCGTCCAAATAATTAAAGGTCGGCATCGATCGGCCGGATTTGCACCAAAGTACAGgcaagaatgaatgaatgaatggtcGATCTGTACGTTCTCACCAAAATCAATTAGTAGTAGCTCATTCATTCCCTTCCTAATTCTGAGCCCGCATCTCTGCCTCTGCCTGCACGCTATAACTTACTCCCTTattattttcctatatatatatatatatatatatatatatatatatatatatatatatatatatatatatatatatacagctaGCCAGCCAAAAAACGCCTAATATCTCAGGTAGCACATTAAAGTACGCACGTTGACTCTGAGCTTAGTGCATGCAGATGCAGCGCATGAGCGTGGTACGTAACGCGCCAAGCGCATGCAGTTTCCTTCCTCCCCGAATTGCCCTCCCCTAACCACGGCTTTCGATTCCTGATCTTTACCAAGTCCAGAGACCAGAGCGCGTAATTTGTTTTGATTTGACATAAGTTTCCTTACACCCCAAGATTCGTGCAGAGATCAAATTAAGCCTCAACAATGCCTGCTGATTTGGCGCCACAACATATACTATACTAACTTAAACGATATACATACAGTATATGGCCAGCCTTGAGTTCTGCAAATTAGTCAACCGATCGATGGAATACGTCGGGAACGGAAAAGCCAGCAATTTCGGTGCAGAAAGGTAATATGACACGTCGAATTCGTGGTCTCCACTCCAAATTTAGGGAGAGATTGAAACGGAAGCCATAAATAAAAGGAAAATCCCTCCTGAAAAGGAGAAGGATTAACTATCGAGGGCCGGTCAATCTAATCTTCAGTTGCTTTCTCACTCAGGCCAGGGCCAGGGGCGGGGGACGTGGACGCCAACCAAAACCCGGTCACGCACCATAAATACCCGGCTGCCTGCCATCTACGGACCTCGTTTCTTTGCCACCCTCGCCGATCGATGACCGCACCTCCCACCACATCTGACTAACTCCGGCCGGGGACGCATCGCCTTGGCTTGGCTGTATATATAGGAGCGGACGACGCGCGCGCCCCATCAATCGCCATGGCCTCCGTGGACCTGCAACGCCTGCGCCACATGTTACTCACCACCGGCGCCGGCGGCGGTCACCACCAGCTCGCCTCCGCCGCTTCTACGCCGGCCAGTGGGCCTTGTTATGCCGCTGCGGTGCCGAGCCAGCGGGGGCACCAGCCGTACGCGGACCTCTtcgcgctgccgctgccgccgccgcccacgaCGACGGCGGCCGCGGAGCAGTATTCGGAGTTCTTGGCGATGGCTGCGGCTGATCTGGCTAAGAAGGGCGTCAGCCCCGACTGTGCTCAGGAAATGATCACCAAGAAGCGGAGGCGCGACGAGCAGTCGTCGATGCTTGGCGCGGCCGACGTTCTTGCGGCCCACGCGCAGCAGCAGATCACCGACGTCGACAGCGTCCTGCTCAAACATGTAAGTCCCATGATCAAATCGCCGCCACCGATCGATGCTTTGCGTTTCAGGCTTTAACCGTGGTCGATGATGCAGGCGAGAAAGATGTGGACTACTTTGGCGGAGCAGACGCAGAGCCAGACGAGGCTTATCGTCTCGGCCGTGGAGGCCAGGGCGGCGAAGCGGCTCAAGGCCAAGGACGAGGAGATTGAGCGGATCGGGAGCATGAACTGGGCGCTCGAGGAGCGCCTTCGGAACCTCTTCATGGAGGCTCAGATGTGGCGCGACGTCGCGCAATCCCACGAGGCCACGGCCAACGTGCTCCGCGGCGACCTTCAGCGGGCGCTCGACGTCCAGGCGGTCCATGGCGGTGGAAGCGGCCACGGTCAGGAAGACGACGCCGAGTCCTGCTGCTGGGGGGAGAACCAGGTACCCGTCTgcccggaggaggaggtgggcacGCCGGTAGTGGAGGAGCGTCACGCGACAGGAGCAGGAAGGTGCAAGGGGTGCCGCGAGGGCgcggccgttgtgctgctgctgccgTGCCGGCACCTCTGCGTGTGCGCGCCGTGCGCGGCCGTGGCGCAGGCGTGCCCGGTGTGCGGAAGCGCCAAGAATGGCAGCGTCTGCGTCAACTTTTCGTGATGCGGGAGGAATAGTTTTAGAGTCGACGTTTTGTTTCCTTCTGAAACTTTACTAGCAGAGTCGGCTTTAGTTTTGTTTCCTTcaccttttttgttgttgttgacggGGCTGATAGGGCAATGGTTGGATGACATAGATATCAGAGGAGGATTTTCCCTTCTTGATGTCAAGAAAAAAGGGGGTTCCCTTCTTTTGTTCAATTTAGCTTTTTGCTCGAGCTGTTGCATCAATTGTTCAACAAGAACAAAAAAAATCGTAGTATTGCAGATATATGCTTCAAATTAAATACATAGGTTAGAAAATTGTGTTAAAAATAAGGTTAAAAAATTGTGTCCAAAGGTTTTGCGGCAACTTAGATGAGCGCGATGGAAGATGGTGGAGATAGTGTAAACATACACATGAAGACATTAGAGAcaatcagtggcggagccaggattcgaGTATAGGGGGGGCTGAGTATGTATATTGATCTAATTTCGTTGGTAATTACTCGTCGTNNNNNNNNNNNNNNNNNNNNNNNNNNNNNNNNNNNNNNNNNNNNNNNNNNNNNNNNNNNNNNNNNNNNNNNNNNNNNNNNNNNNNNNNNNNNNNNNNNNNNNNAGGCCCCTGCTCGTcccccctggctccgcccctggagACAATGAGATGACATCAACGACAATGGTggggtgggagggagggggcgagAAATGAGGTCAGGAAGTGTGCCGCCTAGCGATGCATCTAAGAATTGATGGATGGCTAGGCTTAGGCTTTAGAGATCTACATAACATGAAGCGGGTTGAAGATAGGAACCGATACAGATCCAACGGTCTAAAGATTGACTTGAATTTAAGGAAAACTTTCTTCGCTGACAAAAGGTTGGCCAGCTAAATTCGTAAAAACGATTATATAGAAGGTCATTATTTAATTGATTTAGATCCAACTGTCCAAAGATTGATTTAAATTTATAGAAAATATGCTCAACTGGCAAAAGGTTGGTTGTCAAAATTCATTCGAACGGCTATATAGAAGGTCATTATTTAATTGATTCGGATCCAGCCGTCCAAAATTGATTTGAATTTATAGAAAATTTACTCGGCTGGCAAAAGGTTGGTTTCCTAAATTCATACAACCAAATATATAGAAGAACACTATCTAATTTCATTATGTGGTGGTGAAGAAGGTGTTTGCTCCTAGCGGTGCATGTGGCGAAAGACTCGCTAGGTTTAAAATTTATAGATCTAGCGAAAGAAAGATAGGAACCAAATTCAGATGTAATGCTCCAACATATTGATTGTAATTCACATAAATATAACACACAAATTCTAAATCCTCATTGTAAAGAAACAATATGAAATAATAATAATGATATCGTGTTACAGATAGTGATGAGTACATGTACATACACCCTCCGGGGGGTGAATCGCCCAGATGCAATGGTTCTAAGCGACACACATGAAGAGATGTGTCCGTTGCCATGGAGATGGGGAAGGGATGCATCTCTCCGAAGATAATAACACATGGGTAAATTTTCGTTTAATTAACATGCACTTCCTAACACCCCCGTAATACATACTTGTCCATGTATTTTCATCATTTTTAAAAAATGTTGCTCCAAAAACCCTATTGAAAAATATGAGAAGACATACATCTGGAAATCTCTTTCTAATCCTTCTGGAAAATTAAGGAGAAACCGACATATCATAATTCTTGTATTACTATTGCCTCATTAAAAACTTTCCATGAGAAATGAGACATCATAAAGAAAAATAGTGCAATATTAATGATCCAAAGATCATGAACAAGTTATAATTCTAGGATCACTCCCCCAAGACTTTTGCAAGTTCCAAAGTCGTCTCATATCAATTCCATTAATATATTTCTTAAATAAAGAACTTAGTAAGCACTTTGTAAACAAATCTGTGAGATGGTCACATGATTTTGTTTGCAAAAATATTTATCTCCCCATTTTTCTGCAACTCATGGGGCTAAAATAGTTTTGGAGCAATATGCTTTTATTACTCTTTATATAACATGTTTCTATTTTGTAATACATGTAGCATTACCTTCATGGATAATGGTGGGTGATTCCAGTTAACCAATTTCACTTGAACTTTCAACAAAATTCATCATTCTACAATACCATACATAATCA
This portion of the Triticum dicoccoides isolate Atlit2015 ecotype Zavitan chromosome 7A, WEW_v2.0, whole genome shotgun sequence genome encodes:
- the LOC119331773 gene encoding E3 ubiquitin-protein ligase BOI-like, whose protein sequence is MASVDLQRLRHMLLTTGAGGGHHQLASAASTPASGPCYAAAVPSQRGHQPYADLFALPLPPPPTTTAAAEQYSEFLAMAAADLAKKGVSPDCAQEMITKKRRRDEQSSMLGAADVLAAHAQQQITDVDSVLLKHARKMWTTLAEQTQSQTRLIVSAVEARAAKRLKAKDEEIERIGSMNWALEERLRNLFMEAQMWRDVAQSHEATANVLRGDLQRALDVQAVHGGGSGHGQEDDAESCCWGENQVPVCPEEEVGTPVVEERHATGAGRCKGCREGAAVVLLLPCRHLCVCAPCAAVAQACPVCGSAKNGSVCVNFS